From a single Parambassis ranga chromosome 2, fParRan2.1, whole genome shotgun sequence genomic region:
- the LOC114432033 gene encoding uncharacterized protein LOC114432033: MCATRRSVSEALWAMCAADSMSMPVHWYYDVNDIRRDFGGWISGFTSPADRHPSSILTLSNTAGSGRTAWAATNRPDVVGNVILHDKLELWKSSSGSLHYHQGLRAGDNTLNILCSLRAARQLVTGRFTDVSQPDAQAAVLSDYVQFLTMPGSHSDTYAESFHRSFFADWQESRPTLPHEALMFAERRSRQKLSSSHPDSQLDAIGCLPMILPFVLLSASANEKRAVSAAVEFVKLTHPHPKVPEYVSIYSRALHAVLGGASVRPQAERALKMLDAWDACQSFIHRAERFAVSSEERLRVHQSAVNHLGLACYTRGALSSMFYLAHQFHDDPRGGILANTNCGGENCNRGAALGALLGAGAAHRGAGVPQEWKDELRDAQEFIPDIMKEMV, from the exons ATGTGTGCGACGCGGCGGTCAGTGAGCGAGGCACTGTGGGCGATGTGTGCGGCGGACTCCATGTCCATGCCGGTCCACTGGTACTACGACGTCAACGACATCAGGAGGGACTTTGGGGGCTGGATATCAGGGTTCACGTCACCAGCAGACAGGCACCCCTCCAGCATCCTCACCCTCTCCAATACCG CTGGCAGCGGTCGGACCGCCTGGGCTGCAACAAACCGTCCTGACGTGGTCGGTAACGTCATCCTCCATGATAAGCTGGAGCTGTGGAAGTCCTCCAGTGGATCGCTGCACTATCACCAAG GTCTTCGGGCTGGAGACAACACACTCAACATCCTGTGTTCCCTCCGAGCGGCACGGCAGCTCGTCACCGGCCGGTTCACTGATGTCTCTCAGCCAGACGCTCAAGCCGCCGTCCTGTCCGACTACGTCCAGTTCCTGACCATGCCCGGCTCGCACAGCGACACCTACGCTGAATCCTTCCACCGCTCCTTCTTTGCTGACTGGCAGGAGAGCAGACCAACGCTGCCTCATGAG GCCCTGATGTTTGCAGAGAGACGCTCCAGGCAGAAGCTAAGCTCCTCACATCCTGACAGTCAGCTAGACGCCATCGGCTGCCTTCCCATGATCCTCCCCTTCGTCCTGCTGTCTGCGTCAGCCAATGAGAAGCGAGCA gtctctgctgctgttgagtTCGTGAAGCTCACCCATCCTCACCCCAAAGTGCCCGAGTACGTGTCCATCTACAGCCGGGCGCTGCACGCGGTGCTGGGCGGGGCCAGTGTCCGCCCGCAGGCTGAGCGCGCTCTGAAGATGCTGGACGCCTGGGATGCCTGTCAGAGCTTCATCCACAGAGCCGAGAG gtttgctgtgtcttcAGAGGAGCGGCTGAGGGTGCATCAGAGCGCCGTGAACCACCTCGGCCTGGCCTGCTACACAAGAG GAGCGCTGTCCAGCATGTTCTACCTCGCTCACCAGTTCCACGACGACCCGCGTGGAGGAATCCTGGCAAACACCAACTGTGGAG gtgAGAACTGTAACCGCGGGGCGGCGCTCGGGGCCCTGCTGGGAGCCGGCGCTGCGCACAGAGGGGCCGGCGTCCCGCAGGAGTGGAAGGATGAGCTGAGAGACGCCCAGGAGTTCATCCCTGACATCATGAAGGAGATGGTGTGA
- the LOC114432025 gene encoding coagulation factor VII-like, with protein MASDSRESERLFSCLLFVASIPACFGIHGESGVFVERPQASVFLHRSRRANFLLEELRQGNLERECLEEKCSYEEAKEIFALPQQLETFWRTYTGVDGCLSSPCRNGATCTRHLDTYICKCPAGFHGYNCEKVRLTSNGCRHRNGGCEHFCRELPGRSQVCFCAPGYSLDRDNRTCLPRDAVVCGRPIFHFAPRVVNGQICPKGHCPWQALLTEHNEFKCGAIVLSDQWVLTAAHCVWLKPTAVFHVTVGEHDLRDNEKTEQQRRIIDVVIHHGYNQSSSDSDLALLKLYHPVKLGRHVVPICLPARNSTFTRTLATIRHSTVSGWGRLAQFGPPSRFLQRLVLPRVPLQECRLHTSLNITKNMMCAGLKSGGHDACEGDSGGPLVTRYKKTWFLTGVVSWGKGCANENMYGVYAKVSNFLDWIEDVMAMG; from the exons ATGGCGTCCGACAGCAGAGAATCAGAGCGTCTCTTCTCCTGTCTGCTCTTCGTCGCTTCTATCCCAGCATGCTTTGGGATCCATGGAG AATCTGGAGTGTTTGTGGAGCGGCCGCAGGCCAGCGTCTTCCTGCACCGCAGTCGGCGGGCGAACTTCCTGCTGGAGGAGCTCAGGCAGGGAAACCTGGAGCGGGAGTGTCTTGAAGAGAAGTGCTCGTACGAGGAGGCCAAGGAGATCTTCGCCCTGCCGCAGCAGCTG GAGACCTTCTGGAGGACGTACACAG GGGTGGATGGCTGCCTGTCATCTCCCTGCAGGAACGGAGCCACCTGCACGCGCCACCTCGACACCTACATCTGCAAATGTCCAGCTGGTTTCCATGGATACAACTGTGAAAAAG TGCGTCTGACCTCCAACGGGTGTCGCCACAGAAACGGAGGATGTGAGCATTTCTGCAGAGAGCTTCCAGGTCGCTCTCAGGTCTGCTTCTGCGCTCCAGGATACAGTCTGGACCGGGACAACAGGACCTGCCTGCCCAGAG ACGCCGTAGTCTGTGGTCGGCCGATCTTTCATTTCGCTCCCCGGGTCGTTAATGGGCAGATCTGCCCCAAAGGACACTGTCCATGGCAG GCTTTGCTGACTGAACATAACGAGTTCAAATGCGGCGCCATCGTGCTGTCGGATCAGTGGGTTTTAACCGCAGCTCACTGCGTTTGGTTGAAGCCCACCGCCGTCTTCCACGTCACCGTGG GTGAACATGACCTGAGGGACAATGAGAAGACCGAGCAGCAGCGTCGCATCATCGATGTCGTCATCCATCATGGCTACAACCAATCCAGCTCCGACAGCGACCTGGCTCTGCTGAAGCTTTACCACCCGGTGAAGCTGGGCCGCCACGTCGTGCCTATTTGTCTTCCTGCACGGAACAGCACCTTCACCCGGACGCTAGCCACCATCCGCCACTCCACTGTGTCCGGCTGGGGCCGCCTGGCACAGTTCGGCCCCCCTTCCAGGTTCCTGCAGCGCCTGGTGCTGCCGAGAGTTCCGCTGCAGGAGTGCCGGCTGCATACCAGCCTCAACATCACCAAGAACATGATGTGTGCCGGGCTGAAGTCAGGCGGCCATGATGCCTGTGAAGGTGACAGCGGTGGACCACTTGTGACGCGTTACAAGAAAACGTGGTTCCTGACAGGAGTTGTGAGCTGGGGGAAGGGCTGCGCCAATGAAAACATGTACGGCGTCTACGCCAAAGTCAGCAACTTCCTGGACTGGATTGAAGACGTCATGGCCATGGGCTGA
- the LOC114432024 gene encoding coagulation factor VII-like, giving the protein MWLRLFISFVFSLHSCRPASVFLDPDQAHGVLVRTRRYNSGWFEELQMGDLKRECLEEKCSYEEAREVFEHTELTNEFWQMYNIPESCKSNPCQNGGSCSAQASSYTCLCLPQFSGLNCELEFRVESDTCLLENGGCEHFCEEGEEGRRLNCSCAEGYFLDVDGRSCIVKESLACGMVPILQGHKIDERLRIVGGSVCPKGECPWQVLLVNKGKGFCGGVIYKPTWILTASHCLENMNSQFLKVVAGEHNTEVSEGTEQLIQVVEIIMHEGYVPSTADNDIALLRLASPIVYTPYAVPACLPTRPLADRELWAVRLHTVSGWGRRSENGPTSHLLRRLKVPRIRTQDCTEQSGVTITKNMFCAGYIEGREDSCKGDSGGPLVTEYKKTVFLLGIVSWGKGCARPGNYGIYTRLSNYLEWIHNRTAAPHQLVNSTTVHM; this is encoded by the exons ATGTggctgagactcttcatcagctTTGTCTTCAGCCTGCACAGCTGCCGGCCAGCCTCAG TCTTCTTGGATCCAGATCAGGCTCATGGCGTCCTGGTCCGGACTCGGAGGTACAACTCGGGCTGGTTCGAGGAGCTGCAGATGGGCGACCTGAAGAGGGAGTGCCTGGAGGAGAAATGCTCGTACGAGGAGGCGAGGGAGGTGTTTGAGCACACCGAGCTGACG aatGAGTTCTGGCAGATGTACAACA TCCCAGAAAGCTGCAAGTCCAACCCCTGTCAGAACGGCGGCAGCTGCTCGGCTCAGGCCTCGTCCTACACCTGTCTCTGCCTCCCACAGTTCAGCGGACTCAACTGCGAGCTTG AGTTCCGTGTGGAGTCTGACACCTGTCTGCTGGAGAACGGAGGCTGCGAACATTTCTGTGAGGAGGGCGAGGAAGGACGAAGGCTCAACTGCTCATGTGCTGAGGGGTACTTCCTGGATGTGGATGGGCGGAGCTGCATTGTTAAAG AGTCTTTGGCATGTGGCATGGTTCCCATCCTGCAGGGTCACAAAATCGATGAGCGGCTCCGGATCGTCGGAGGATCCGTGTGTCCGAAAGGTGAATGCCCCTGGCAG GTTCTGCTGGTCAACAAGGGCAAAGGGTTCTGCGGAGGAGTCATCTATAAGCCCACGTGGATCCTCACAGCGTCTCACTGCCTGGAGAACATGAACAGTCAGTTCCTCAAAGTGGTTGCAG GCGAACACAACACCGAGGTGAGCGAGGGCACGGAGCAGCTCATCCAGGTCGTTGAGATCATAATGCACGAGGGCTATGTCCCGAGCACTGCTGACAACGACATCGCTCTCCTCCGCCTGGCATCTCCAATCGTCTACACGCCGTATGCCGTTCCGGCCTGCCTGCCGACACGGCCGCTGGCCGACCGTGAGCTCTGGGCCGTCAGGTTGCACACAGTGAGCGGCTGGGGGAGGAGGAGCGAGAACGGGCCCACCTCGCATCTCCTTCGACGCCTGAAGGTGCCACGGATCCGGACGCAGGACTGCACAGAGCAAAGCGGCGTGACCATCACCAAGAACATGTTCTGTGccggatacattgagggccggGAGGACTCGTGCAAAGGCGACAGCGGCGGGCCACTGGTGACAGAGTACAAGAAGACGGTGTTCCTGCTGGGCATCGTCAGCTGGGGGAAGGGCTGCGCCCGGCCGGGCAACTACGGCATCTACACCCGTCTGTCCAACTACCTGGAGTGGATCCACAACCGAACAGCGGCGCCACATCAGCTGGTTAACAGCACCACGGTGCACATGTGA
- the LOC114432019 gene encoding coagulation factor VII-like, which translates to MLLRSCCSVWFFFGVAAAAVFVEKHQADSVLRRWRRANSGFLEEIKPGNLERECIEEICDYEEAREVFEDNEKTRQFWLTYDRRDPCLVNPCHNNGTCIYMGSSYECQCPEGFEGRYCQTVFEDSLKCLYLNGHCQHFCDAAGDRRRCFCADGYRLGEDGRRCVAQVKFPCGQVPPSQAGLNQTAVLQPRAVGSHHCPKGDCPWQVLVQLNGNSHCGGVLIHPHWVITAAHCIHGNAAQNLTVVAGEHDLDMEEGTEQRVSVTMATAHEGYVPATGDSDIALLRLSPAITLTRHAVPICLPTKDFAERELLPVRYHTVTGWGKRTTGGNHDKPGAPPRGPVSPVLRKMSVPIIQSSQCSQRAQVNLTSNMLCAGYLEGRQDSCRGDDGSPLVTVYGSTHFLTGVVGWGRGCTHPGYYGVYTNMVNFVEWVEATMKTPPTTALPSDLLEQKLV; encoded by the exons ATGCTgctaaggagctgctgcagcgtcTGGTTTTTCTTCGGCGTCGCTGCTGCCGCAG tgtttgtggagaAGCATCAAGCTGACTCTGTGCTGCGAAGATGGCGGCGAGCCAACAGCGGCTTCCTGGAGGAGATCAAACCAGGAAACCTGGAGAGGGAGTGCATCGAGGAGATCTGCGATTATGAGGAGGCGCGTGAGGTGTTTGAAGACAACGAGaagaca AGGCAGTTTTGGCTCACTTATGACC GTCGCGACCCCTGCCTGGTCAACCCGTGCCATAACAATGGGACGTGCATTTACATGGGCTCCAGCTATGAGTGTCAGTGTCCAGAGGGGTTTGAGGGGCGATACTGTCAGACAG TGTTCGAGGACTCGCTGAAGTGTCTCTACCTGAACGGACACTGCCAGCACTTCTGTGACGCTGCAGGGGACAGACGGAGGTGCTTCTGTGCTGACGGGTACCGGCTGGGAGAAGATGGGCGGCGGTGTGTAGCTCAAG TGAAGTTTCCATGTGGCCAGGTGCCTCCTTCACAAGCAGGACTTAACCAGACTGCTGTGCTTCAACCGCGTGCGGTCGGCTCTCACCACTGTCCAAAAGGAGACTGTCCCTGGCAG GTTTTGGTCCAGTTAAACGGAAATAGTCACTGTGGAGGCGTTCTGATCCATCCACACTGGGTCATCACCGCTGCCcactgtatccatggcaacgcCGCTCAAAACCTCACTGTGGTGGCAG GGGAGCACGACTTGGACATGGAGGAAGGGACAGAACAGAGGGtatctgttaccatggcaactgccCATGAGGGATACGTCCCGGCGACTGGAGACAGCGACATCGCCTTGCTGCGGCTGAGTCCGGCCATCACCCTGACCCGCCACGCTGTGCCCATCTGCCTGCCCACAAAGGACTTTGCAGAGCGGGAGCTCCTGCCAGTTCGCTACCACACCGTGACAGGGTGGGGCAAAAGGACCACTGGGGGCAACCATGACAAGCCAGGAGCCCCACCCAGGGGTCCGGTGTCCCCCGTCCTCCGTAAGATGTCGGTCCCCATCATCCAGAGCTCCCAGTGCTCCCAGAGAGCTCAGGTCAACCTTACCAGCAACATGCTCTGTGCCGGATACCTGGAGGGTCGCCAGGACAGCTGCCGTGGTGACGACGGCAGCCCCCTGGTCACAGTGTATGGCTCCACCCACTTCCTGACTGGTGTAGTCGGCTGGGGGCGTGGCTGTACACACCCAGGTTATTATGGGGTGTACACCAATATGGTCAACTTTGTGGAGTGGGTCGAGGCCACCATGAAGACCCCGCCCACTACCGCCCTCCCCTCTGATCTTCTGGAACAGAAACTAGTCTGA
- the LOC114432013 gene encoding coagulation factor X-like, with product MFWCLRLSLGLLLLHLGAAQVFLDGQTAGQVLTRHRRANSFFEEMKQGNLERECVEERCSWEEAREIFENEAKTNEFWAKYVDGDACESRPCAHNGQCKDGIGSYTCYCQEGYQGFNCEIVIPELCENKNGGCEHFCNVVRGSIQCSCADGYFLASDDKSCNSNQTFKCGAIATEKVRTVFRYERNMTEGSDANSTERSANASVANASIANTVRLPANSSQQRMISESWIHSEMATMTRIVGGEDCPPGECPWQALLMNEDDQGFCGGTILNEYIILTAAHCMNQTRYFYVRLGEFDTLVDHGNEATHRVETIITHNKYRPDTYHNDIALIKLAMPIKFSRFILPACIPEPDFAEKVLMRQPDGMVSGFGRLGEGRVASTILQRLTVPYVDRHTCIESTQLRISARMFCAGYDAIAKDACQGDSGGPHVTRYRDTYFITGIVSWGEGCARKGKYGVYTQVSKYIRWLHEGIDKLMPKDKRGSRPKRQHSDIQRLYL from the exons ATGTTCTGGTGTCTCCGTCTGTCGCTgggcctcctcctgctccacctggGCGCCGCTCAGG TTTTCTTGGACGGACAGACGGCAGGTCAGGTCCTGACTCGGCACAGACGAGCTAACAGCTTTTTTGAGGAGATGAAACAAGGCAACCTTGAGAGGGAGTGTGTGGAGGAGCGCTGCAGCTGGGAGGAGGCGCGAGAGATCTTcgaaaatgaagccaaaaca aaTGAATTTTGGGCCAAGTACGTCG ATGGTGACGCGTGTGAATCGAGGCCCTGCGCTCACAACGGACAGTGCAAAGACGGGATTGGCAGCTACACTTGCTACTGCCAGGAGGGGTACCAGGGCTTCAACTGTGAAATTG TTATCCCAGAACTCTGCGAGAACAAAAATGGAGGCTGCGAACACTTCTGTAACGTGGTCCGAGGAAGCATCCAGTGCTCCTGCGCTGATGGATACTTCCTGGCTTCAGACGACAAAAGCTGCAACTCCAACC AGACCTTTAAATGTGGCGCCATCGCCACAGAAAAGGTCCGGACAGTTTTCAGGTATGAGAGGAACATGACTGAAGGGTCCGACGCCAACTCCACTGAGCGGAGCGCCAATGCCAGCGTCGCCAACGCCAGCATCGCCAACACCGTCCGTCTGCCTGctaacagcagccagcagcggATGATCTCTGAATCCTGGATCCACTCTGAAATGGCGACCATGACTCGCATCGTGGGCGGAGAGGACTGTCCTCCAGGAGAGTGTCCGTGGCAG GCCCTGCTCATGAACGAAGACGACCAAGGCTTCTGCGGCGGCACCATCCTCAATGAGTACATCATCCTGACTGCCGCCCACTGCATGAACCAGACACGTTACTTCTATGTCAGGCTGG GCGAGTTTGACACTTTGGTGGATCACGGTAACGAAGCCACCCATCGCGTGGAGACCATCATCACCCACAACAAGTACCGCCCGGACACCTACCACAACGACATCGCACTCATCAAACTGGCCATGCCCATCAAGTTCAGCAGGTTCATCCTGCCGGCGTGCATCCCCGAGCCGGACTTTGCTGAGAAG GTCCTGATGCGGCAGCCAGACGGCATGGTCAGCGGTTTTGGGCGTCTTGGTGAGGGCCGGGTGGCGTCCACCATCTTGCAGCGCCTCACCGTTCCCTACGTCGATCGCCACACCTGCATCGAGTCCACACAGCTGCGCATCTCTGCCCGCATGTTTTGTGCCGGCTACGATGCAATAGCCAAGGACGCCTGCCAGGGCGACAGCGGCGGCCCGCATGTGACGCGCTACCGCGACACGTACTTCATCACCGGCATCGTGAGCTGGGGTGAAGGCTGCGCACGTAAAGGCAAATACGGCGTCTACACCCAGGTGTCCAAGTACATCCGGTGGCTCCACGAAGGCATCGACAAGCTGATGCCCAAAGACAAGAGGGGCAGCAGGCCGAAGAGGCAGCACAGCGACATCCAGAGGCTGTATCTGTGA
- the LOC114432007 gene encoding vitamin K-dependent protein Z-like isoform X1 has protein sequence MALGIMLASLLSLYLLLECSLQVFGHDGVFRGAPQAHRVFLRPKRANQFLLEEILQGNLERECYEELCSYEEAREYFEDTPKTVAFWTIYYDGDQCEPNPCLHGGNCTDRVGGFSCSCRAPHYGAACELKRPGQPSSAPQTTRAGLTTPTAMVAPPLWNGGLYKSRHDISECPTEGPTACHQLCTAAYGSFKCTCMSGFRLHGDGRSCQPEAEFPCGTLPEATISNHRHGNCPWQVTLLNSRGAELCGGVVLGQRSILTAAHCLFLDSEPDPQPSNFFVLTGNTKTLFKVQALYLHSRFRKGHHDDDVVLLELAEPLTFGPALIHLCLPTKDFSENILMQSGRAGVTNRRGRGQSQNLVYMMLDDCRQQLNVSYPLSNKMFCMRRQTEHVASHNRTSRGQRGPPGTHRRSLQHGVQRNPKEPSGNQTGHQRTLPVQSVNETASNGSNPGSGARSETSSRSCDGLLPGSPVATVERGTAYLTGLMISSADCDGGGGLVFIKLSRYLSWIRPRLEAAENHMTPQFTQFPESR, from the exons ATGGCGCTCGGCATCATGTTAGCGTCTCTCCTCTCACTCTACCTTCTTCTGGAATGTTCCCTTCAGGTGTTCGGCCACGATGGAG TGTTCCGGGGTGCCCCGCAGGCTCACCGCGTCTTTCTGCGGCCCAAACGGGCCAACCAGTTCCTGCTGGAGGAGATCCTGCAGGGGAACCTGGAGCGCGAGTGCTACGAGGAGCTGTGCAGCTATGAGGAGGCGCGGGAGTACTTCGAAGATACCCCCAAGACG gttgcCTTCTGGACCATTTACTACG ACGGGGACCAGTGTGAGCCGAACCCCTGCCTCCATGGAGGGAACTGCACCGACAGGGTGGGCGGgttctcctgctcctgcagagCCCCCCATTACGGCGCCGCCTGTGAGCTGAAGAGGCCAGGTCAGCCATCCAGCGCGCCGCAGACAACCAGAGCAGGTTTGACCACACCCACAGCCATGGTGGCTCCACCTCTGTGGAATGGTGGGCTCTATAAGAGCAGacatg ACATCTCCGAGTGTCCCACTGAGGGTCCGACCGCCTGCCACCAGCTCTGCACGGCGGCCTATGGCTCCTTTAAGTGCACCTGCATGTCGGGCTTCAGACTGCATGGTGATGGGCGGAGCTGCCAGCCTGAAG CGGAGTTTCCGTGTGGAACACTTCCTGAAGCGACCATTTCAAACCATCGTCATGGAAACTGTCCCTGGCAG GTGACcctgctgaacagcagagggGCGGAGCTGTGTGGAGGTGTGGTGCTGGGCCAGCGTTCCATCCTGACCGCCGCTCACTGCCTGTTCCTGGACTCAGAGCCGGACCCTCAGCCCTCCAACTTCTTTGTGCTCACTG GCAACACAAAGACACTCTTCAAGGTCCAAGCTCTGTACCTCCACAGCCGCTTCCGTAAAGGTCACCATGACGACGACGTCGTCCTCCTCGAACTGGCCGAGCCACTGACGTTTGGCCCCGCCCTCATCCACCTCTGCCTGCCGACCAAGGACTTCAGCGAAAACATCCTGATGCAGTCTGGAAGAGCCGGCGTCACCAACAGGCGGGGCCGGGGTCAAAGCCAGAACCTGGTCTACATGATGCTGGACGACTGCCGCCAGCAGCTGAATGTGTCATACCCACTGAGCAACAAAATGTTCTGCATGAGGAGGCAGACTGAACATGTAGCGAGCCACAACAGAACCTCCAGGGGGCAGAGGGGTCCGCCCGGAACCCACAGGAGGAGTCTGCAACATGGAGTCCAAAGGAATCCAAAAGAACCTAGTGGGAACCAAACCGGACACCAGAGAACACTTCCTGTACAGAGCGTGAACGAGACGGCAAGCAACGGGTCGAACCCTGGCAGCGGGGCGAGGTCGGAAACCAGCAGCAGGTCATGTGACGGCCTGTTGCCAGGGTCACCCGTTGCCACGGTGGAGCGAGGGACGGCGTACCTGACCGGGCTCATGATCTCGTCTGCTGACTGTGACGGCGGCGGCGGTCTGGTGTTCATCAAACTGTCTCGGTACTTAAGCTGGATCAGACCAAGGCTGGAGGCGGCCGAGAATCACATGACCCCCCAATTCACCCAGTTCCCCGAGAGCCGCTGA
- the LOC114432007 gene encoding coagulation factor X-like isoform X2, producing MALGIMLASLLSLYLLLECSLQVFGHDGVFRGAPQAHRVFLRPKRANQFLLEEILQGNLERECYEELCSYEEAREYFEDTPKTVAFWTIYYDGDQCEPNPCLHGGNCTDRVGGFSCSCRAPHYGAACELKRPGQPSSAPQTTRADISECPTEGPTACHQLCTAAYGSFKCTCMSGFRLHGDGRSCQPEAEFPCGTLPEATISNHRHGNCPWQVTLLNSRGAELCGGVVLGQRSILTAAHCLFLDSEPDPQPSNFFVLTGNTKTLFKVQALYLHSRFRKGHHDDDVVLLELAEPLTFGPALIHLCLPTKDFSENILMQSGRAGVTNRRGRGQSQNLVYMMLDDCRQQLNVSYPLSNKMFCMRRQTEHVASHNRTSRGQRGPPGTHRRSLQHGVQRNPKEPSGNQTGHQRTLPVQSVNETASNGSNPGSGARSETSSRSCDGLLPGSPVATVERGTAYLTGLMISSADCDGGGGLVFIKLSRYLSWIRPRLEAAENHMTPQFTQFPESR from the exons ATGGCGCTCGGCATCATGTTAGCGTCTCTCCTCTCACTCTACCTTCTTCTGGAATGTTCCCTTCAGGTGTTCGGCCACGATGGAG TGTTCCGGGGTGCCCCGCAGGCTCACCGCGTCTTTCTGCGGCCCAAACGGGCCAACCAGTTCCTGCTGGAGGAGATCCTGCAGGGGAACCTGGAGCGCGAGTGCTACGAGGAGCTGTGCAGCTATGAGGAGGCGCGGGAGTACTTCGAAGATACCCCCAAGACG gttgcCTTCTGGACCATTTACTACG ACGGGGACCAGTGTGAGCCGAACCCCTGCCTCCATGGAGGGAACTGCACCGACAGGGTGGGCGGgttctcctgctcctgcagagCCCCCCATTACGGCGCCGCCTGTGAGCTGAAGAGGCCAGGTCAGCCATCCAGCGCGCCGCAGACAACCAGAGCAG ACATCTCCGAGTGTCCCACTGAGGGTCCGACCGCCTGCCACCAGCTCTGCACGGCGGCCTATGGCTCCTTTAAGTGCACCTGCATGTCGGGCTTCAGACTGCATGGTGATGGGCGGAGCTGCCAGCCTGAAG CGGAGTTTCCGTGTGGAACACTTCCTGAAGCGACCATTTCAAACCATCGTCATGGAAACTGTCCCTGGCAG GTGACcctgctgaacagcagagggGCGGAGCTGTGTGGAGGTGTGGTGCTGGGCCAGCGTTCCATCCTGACCGCCGCTCACTGCCTGTTCCTGGACTCAGAGCCGGACCCTCAGCCCTCCAACTTCTTTGTGCTCACTG GCAACACAAAGACACTCTTCAAGGTCCAAGCTCTGTACCTCCACAGCCGCTTCCGTAAAGGTCACCATGACGACGACGTCGTCCTCCTCGAACTGGCCGAGCCACTGACGTTTGGCCCCGCCCTCATCCACCTCTGCCTGCCGACCAAGGACTTCAGCGAAAACATCCTGATGCAGTCTGGAAGAGCCGGCGTCACCAACAGGCGGGGCCGGGGTCAAAGCCAGAACCTGGTCTACATGATGCTGGACGACTGCCGCCAGCAGCTGAATGTGTCATACCCACTGAGCAACAAAATGTTCTGCATGAGGAGGCAGACTGAACATGTAGCGAGCCACAACAGAACCTCCAGGGGGCAGAGGGGTCCGCCCGGAACCCACAGGAGGAGTCTGCAACATGGAGTCCAAAGGAATCCAAAAGAACCTAGTGGGAACCAAACCGGACACCAGAGAACACTTCCTGTACAGAGCGTGAACGAGACGGCAAGCAACGGGTCGAACCCTGGCAGCGGGGCGAGGTCGGAAACCAGCAGCAGGTCATGTGACGGCCTGTTGCCAGGGTCACCCGTTGCCACGGTGGAGCGAGGGACGGCGTACCTGACCGGGCTCATGATCTCGTCTGCTGACTGTGACGGCGGCGGCGGTCTGGTGTTCATCAAACTGTCTCGGTACTTAAGCTGGATCAGACCAAGGCTGGAGGCGGCCGAGAATCACATGACCCCCCAATTCACCCAGTTCCCCGAGAGCCGCTGA